From the Cucumis sativus cultivar 9930 chromosome 5, Cucumber_9930_V3, whole genome shotgun sequence genome, the window AACAACGAAAGGGTGGGTATAAGGTTTTCCAAAGCATTTGGGCTTGGTTTAGTTGAAGCCCAAGGAATCATTGGGCCTTTAAAGAATGGACCATGATAATACTCAACCCTAATGTAATAGATGGGATATAGATATCTAATCCTATAATAAGTAACGAATTGAGGcaatatgaaaagaataataataataatcttattactgttaatattcattttcttttatcaattaacCATTCATCAGTTGATGTGATGATATGATTAATAGTGGGTgatttttgtcaaaataaCTATGAAACActctataataataattattattgtatttaattatGATTGTAATGATAATTAGGATAGAATTGAGTGAACAAGATATCTATTTAATGTTGTTTGGTTTATTGTTCTATCATAACTTTGTTATCAAAAATTCTTTGTTCCTTCTAAACtcaatttataaaagttgaCATTTTCAACTAGTATTACTCACAATACCATTTTTTACTCATCTTAATTGTGGTATATATGTGGAGGgcaaaaaatataataatcatatattAGGCAATtaaattaggttaaaaaataaaatatgaagattTGGGAGTCATAGAAGAAAGTTTGGAAGTTTGGAAGTTGAAGTAATTTGGCGATGGTTAGACGCAACAGGTCCTTTCTTGTCGTGTAATATCTTATAAAAGCACCAAATTGTTGACCAAAATTGAAGTGTCAATTCTTCTAAACTCTTCTTACTTAATTACCAATCCCAATCAATCTCTCTCCTATTTGAACAAATATTCATTCATCTAATATGATTCACTCGTGTGTATCCgagtttattttcttgtggGAATAATTATGGCTAATCTAATCAACAAGATTAAACAAACAACCACTTTTGATtcctattattaatttatttatcttacttccaacaaaattaaaaccataGCCAGGTGTAGATGTCGGAcaagaaacatatatatatatcatcaatttcataattatttcggctccaataataaaattaaaatattacattatttaCAATCTGTTTCTTTgtcctattttttcttttttttttcttttttaaaaaaaggctGTGGCTGATTCACCCATTAATGATTAAGGGAGAATCGAAAACAGCTATTTTCTAACCAACCCGAGTCACCGCCCGAGTCTCTTCCAACTCACCCCTGACtcggatttttcttttcttcctctcatACTATTCCGCCGAAACCATAACCGCGTCTGCGTCGAACCAAGTCTCCATATCCGCCGCCGTTAAATTCTCTAGAGGCGACTTCATGTTTCTCACGTCACCCACCGTTATTTTTTCCCCGGATTCGTTTCTAAGGTACACCTTTTGCTCACCGGAAAATTTTACTCCCAAAACCTTTCCGGCAACCGGCTTCCACTCGGCTATTAATGCTGGGATTTGACAACCCATGCGCGTGTCCCAGATATTCACCGATGTCTTACTCGAAACGTTCGTTGTTGTTGATAACAGTAACGTCGACGTCAACGACGGTGCTATTTGCGATTTTCCGGCTAAAATGGACCCGATTGTTTGCTCTTTGATTACATCGTGGACGCGGATTTCATTCGTGTCGGAGTCACAGTGATCGAATTCGAATCTGAGATTGTCCCATAACTTCACCACGCTTTTACCTCCGGTGAAATCGGCCCATGAGAACTGTTCGCCTTCTCCGTCTTGGTTGTGGAAGCTCCGTCTGTGCCGAAGTCTCAGAGTTTGTTTCGTTTTGTCATCGTTCAAATAGTAATCGGAGCCTCTAACGTGAAAATCCTGGTCAGTCAAGTCCCAGCTAAAGGAAGACGAGGATGCAGGCTCATCAACATCGTCTTCTTCAAACTCCGACCAAACCGATGAAACAGAACTAGCAGAATCGTCGACAGAGTACTCAGTATCGGAGTCAGAATCATAAACAATTTCCTGCAGAATACGTTTCTGTCGTCGGAATATTACAAACAATAGCTTAATCCGGTTGATTACGCCGCTGAATGTAGCAACAACGGCGATAATCACAGCGCTCCATTTCCAGAGATCTAAAGAACGAGAAAGCGTTTGAAATCCAGATGGGGATGTCAAAATTTGGGGTAAAAGAGTGGGATTTGGCAAGGAACTCATCCCGGATTCCAAGCCACTAAACCTGTTAATGACGGGAATCTCCATCTATCTCAACCTCAGTGGTTTAGGTAGAACAGCAAGAAAGAAACAAGCAGAGATTTAAaggagagaaacaaaaatcaagaaTCGGAATTGAGATGGGGAATATTcggataaaaagaaataaaagagagagaagaagaagaagaaggatatTGTGTGTTAGGGTTTGGTGGAAAGAATTGCGATGGCGAGAGAGGAGagggaaaaggaaagaggGAGAGGAGATTTTTAAGGGCGAagcaaaaagataaaatcaaAGGAGAGAGTGAGGTGGAAGAGAAGGATTGGGTAAGGGAGAGTATGAGAGAGATCCACGTCAGAAAAAAGAGCAAGAAATTTTGGTAGGGAAGTAAGAGAGAGCTGAGGTGGAATAGGATCGAAGggaatcaaattaaaaatattcgGTCCGTCTTGGGAAAACGTCCGGTCATAAATTATTGagggttttttatttttcacaataGTGCCATTGTGATGGTGACACGTGGGGACAGGTTAGTGATCCATTGGCTCTTATGAAGTATGGTAGGACCTCGTTTATGAAAAATCGTATGATTCAAATGTTGACATGACACTGGTGGTCACTGCTGGGCGGTGCTGGAATCACCACCATAAACTTCTCacaatcttttcaaatttataactatATAAATACACATCCCCATTATGTATTGTAGCTCtataataaactatataaatcattttcaatcaTATAACTACCATTCCATCAACACTTATTTCTACTCAATTTCCACATCAACCCTAATATTATACCATTTTTACCATACAAAACCTTCTTACACAGTCacatttcattcatttcaatccatcattcatcttctttctttttctaatctCAATTCATCCTAATTGGTACGATGACTTATCATCCCATATATActcatatatgtatgtataaagtttgtttgtttgcatATGAGAATTATTGTCTACATATGTTTAACAAACTATAGAACATATATCACATAAGGAATAAATGGctataaataaaagttgtatatctttgttttgttttgttttttcttaaaaacttatGAGATGAGAGAGTTTTTATCGATGGTCAATTGTATCCATTAATTAAGAACAATTTTACATCATATTTGA encodes:
- the LOC105435585 gene encoding uncharacterized protein LOC105435585 → MEIPVINRFSGLESGMSSLPNPTLLPQILTSPSGFQTLSRSLDLWKWSAVIIAVVATFSGVINRIKLLFVIFRRQKRILQEIVYDSDSDTEYSVDDSASSVSSVWSEFEEDDVDEPASSSSFSWDLTDQDFHVRGSDYYLNDDKTKQTLRLRHRRSFHNQDGEGEQFSWADFTGGKSVVKLWDNLRFEFDHCDSDTNEIRVHDVIKEQTIGSILAGKSQIAPSLTSTLLLSTTTNVSSKTSVNIWDTRMGCQIPALIAEWKPVAGKVLGVKFSGEQKVYLRNESGEKITVGDVRNMKSPLENLTAADMETWFDADAVMVSAE